The following are from one region of the Nicotiana tabacum cultivar K326 chromosome 3, ASM71507v2, whole genome shotgun sequence genome:
- the LOC107786162 gene encoding putative mitochondrial protein AtMg00240, translated as MITSFSSSLDPKVKLKAKEGTPLSDPTFYTQLVGKLNILTNTRLDIAYGVEHSSQYMQDPIEPHLQAAYHMLRYLLKDPTLGLFMSNDADFSVQAYCDSDWAACHDSRKSVSGYIVLLDNSPIR; from the coding sequence ATGATTACTAGTTTTTCCTCTTCCCTTGATCCCAAAGTTAAATTGAAGGCTAAGGAAGGAACACCCTTGTCTGATCCTACTTTTTACACACAGTTGGTTGGGAAGTTAAACATCCTCACCAACACTAGACTAGATATAGCCTACGGAGTAGAACACTCGAGCCAATATATGCAAGATCCTATAGAGCCTCACCTTCAGGCTGCCTATCACATGCTTAGATACTTGCTCAAGGATCCTACTTTGGGACTCTTCATGTCCAATGATGCTGACTTCTCAGTCCAAGCCTATTGTGATTCTGATTGGGCTGCCTGCCATGATTCTAGGAAATCAGTGTCAGGTTATATTGTTCTATTGGACAATAGTCCCATTAGATAG